The following are encoded together in the Arcticibacterium luteifluviistationis genome:
- a CDS encoding NfeD family protein — MELSSLEIWVILGVIFLLIEIFSVSFFAIFFGIGGLATALLTYLELTNDLVTQIIAFLLVSVGTLLVFRKQILAAFSKNSENYTELVNEKANVSADIPAKGEGKVFYRGSDWIAESVTDIAIPKGATVLIKKVDGIRLIVEVQ; from the coding sequence ATGGAATTATCAAGTTTAGAAATATGGGTTATTCTTGGCGTGATTTTTCTTTTAATTGAAATTTTCTCTGTGTCTTTCTTTGCTATATTTTTCGGCATAGGAGGCTTAGCCACAGCTTTGTTGACCTATCTCGAATTGACGAATGATTTGGTGACTCAAATAATTGCCTTTTTACTTGTTTCTGTTGGCACATTGCTAGTTTTTAGGAAGCAAATACTTGCAGCTTTTAGTAAGAATAGCGAGAACTATACCGAGCTAGTGAATGAGAAAGCTAATGTATCTGCCGATATACCTGCTAAAGGAGAAGGGAAAGTGTTTTATAGAGGCTCTGACTGGATAGCGGAATCTGTGACAGATATTGCGATCCCGAAAGGTGCCACGGTTTTGATTAAGA